From the genome of Blautia hydrogenotrophica DSM 10507:
GGCTGCTTCCATGGATTCCGGCATTTTGGGGTTTGGTGTCTCAGACGCTGCGAGCACACATACCTTGGGCTCTTCGTACCCCAGACGGTTCATCACGTACACTGCATTTTCGATGATGTGTTTTTTCTGCTCTAGAGTCGGATAAGGCAGCATACCGCCGTCAGTGGTCAACACCATCTTGTGATAGGCGGGAACTTCAGTGAGGGACACATGGCTCATGACTCCACCTTTGTTCAGCCCAGTCTGTTTATTTACCACTGGCCGGAGCATCTGGGAAGTCTCCAATTTTCCTTTCATCAGGAAATCTGCTCTGCCTTCTCTGATGAGTTTTACTCCTTCTGCCGCTGCGGACTCTGGATCTTCTGCGTCAACAATCTGGTCGTCGGTGACAGAAAAACCTATTTTCTCGGCTGTCTTTTTGATTGCTTCCCGGTTACCTACCAAGACAGCATCGATCAGCCCTTTTTTGACAACCTCTGCGACTGCCTCGAGGGCATGGTCATCTTCCGCTCTCACCAATGCCACCGTCTTTTTGTCGGCTTTTGTGTCAACCAGAGCCAAGAGTTCTTCAAATTTTTTGTACACCATTAGAATATCTCCTTCCTGATTTTGTGTATTTTTACTATCATAACACAAAAAGCCGACAAATGTATAGAAGTCTTTTACAAAAATTCAGCAATATGATAACTATTCAGCCATGCGGCTAATAAGAACAAAAATTCGGAGTGAACTTGCTTGAAGAAGAGTTTTGCTCTTATCAGCATATGGCGCTTAGCCATAAGCGAGGATTTAGCTGCATAGCAGCTAATCCAAGCTGTTATGGCTGAATAGTTACACAATACGTTTTATTTTTCAGGAACGATTTCAATCCAATAGCCGTCAGGGTCCGTGATAAAATAAATCCCCATGGCAGGATTCTCAAAAGCAATACATCCCATCGCTTTGTGGCGTTCGTGGAAAGCCTCGTATTCATCGGTGGTAAAGGCCAGATGAAATTCCTGCTCTCCTAAGTCATAGGGTTTCGTTCGATCTCTCAGCCAAGTTAACTCCAGTGTGAATTCGGAATGTCCGTCCCCCAAATAGACCAATTTAAAAGACGCATCCTCCGCATTTTTTTCTCTCACTGGGAGAAGACCCAGGGCATCTTTGTAAAATTCCAGACTTCTGTTTAAATCCAAAACGTTGAAATTAAAATGGTTAAAGCTTAACATACTGTTTCCTCCCGTAATTCAGACAAGTCCTCAAAAAGAGGACGCCGTACTTTTTTTCTGGTTACTTCTACAATATTGAGTTTTGTCATATCTACGACGACGCCCTTTACCGGATCTTTGCGCAGATATTTTTGAAGTACATGGAGCAGCTCCTCCTTGTGGTCCGAATTGTCCATATTGATAAAATCGATCAGAATGATTCCTGACAAGTTGCGAAGGCGCAGTTGACGGGCGATCTGTGCCGCGGCTTCCAGATTGATTTTGCGGTAAGTTTCCTCGGCTTTTTTCTTTCCCGCGAATTTGCCGGAATTGACGTCGATGGACACGAAAGCCTCCGTCTGCTGAATCACTAGATATCCCCCGCTTTTTAGCCATACCTTCTCACTGGCGATTTCCTCTAGGGCAGTTTCCAACCTGTACAGCTTATACAGCGGCAGCAGAGAATCCTCATAGAACCTCAGCAAGCTTATATCCAGAGTTCTCTCCATGTGCAAAAGCTCTTGGAGATTGAGATAAATCTGCGGGTCATCGGTGACAATTTCTTCTAAACCTTCGGTGTAGGTATTGTGCAAAATCTTTGGACAGAAAGGCTCCGCTTCGTCCAACAGACTGAAACAGCGACGGTTTTTGCCCTGAGACAAGACCCGTTCTAGTCTGGTTTTCAGCTCTCTAAATTCTTGAAGAATCTGTTCTGGCGTCCCTTCTTTCGCATTGGTTCTCACAATCATTCCAAATGTTCCATCCAACAGAGGTGAAAGTAGCGCTCCCAGCCTCTCTTTGGAGTCTGCGTCAAGTTTGGAGGAAAACGCAATTTTTCTGCTATCTGTGGTGAGCACCAGATAAGTCCCTGTGAAATTCAGCCTTGTAGTCACACTGGGGGCTTTTCCTTTCATGGCTTCTCTTGATACCTGAACCAATACCTGATCGCCGGGAACCAGTTTTTCATGGGTGCGCTCCTGGGCATAGATGGCAGTGTCTTGTTCCCTCAGAGAATAGTAACAGGGAAGGCCATTTTGAATCTGTATAAAAGCAGCCTGAATGTTTGACACTAGATTTTGCACCTGCCCCACATAGATATTTCCCAAAATACTCTTTTTTTGTTCTCTCACAAAGTTCAGTTCTAATATCTTCCCAGCTTCTTCCAGGGCGCTGACAAGACAGGGAACTTCATGAATTTTCATTTTTGTAAACAGTAATCTACTCAATTTCTTCTCCTAAGTCGGCCAGAGGGACGAAGAGATGGCACTCTGAGGATTCTGACCGGTCAGCATAAATCTCACAGCGGTGTACCTGGTAGGAAAAAGGGTTCGGCAAAATGCCAAGGCTTTTTAAAAAGGTGTCCATAACCAACTCCGGTTTCGTGTAATTCCGGCTGGCCGCTGCCAAACGCAGAAATAGGCCGTCATCTTCTACCCTCATCTCGTAGATGAAAGGGCGGATATCTACTTCTTTCTCACTGCGTTTTGTTTTCTTGGTGACTAAAATCTGCTCCTGACCGCAGAATGTTTCCACTTGACGTTTCCAATCCATTTCAGGTTCTTTACCAGAATGAAATGTTACCAGATAATCGGCGGCTTCCACCAGGGACATTGCTTTGCTGGCCTTTCCGTCTTCCACCTTTCTGGTACAAATTACCCGTATTCCCTCAGCCATAGTAGCATTGAGACGTTGGCTGATTTCAGTAGTGGACATCTCTTGGGTAAATTGAACATCAAAGTATTCCCCACTGCTAGTAATCCCCACACCCAGAGGAGCCGCAAAGGACATAATGATATGCGGACTGAAGCCCTCACTGTAAGCTACCGGCAGTTTTGCCCTGCGAAGCGCTTTCTGGAAATAGCGCATCGTGTCGAGATGTCCGATGAATTTTAGACTTCCCTCTTTGGAAAATTTAATTCTGACCTTCATAACAGACACCTCCTTGATAACGTTTGGCTCCGCAGCCGGAACAGCGCATTCTGCAATTCGGAGTTACTTTTTCCTCTCTTGCCCGCTCCCACTCTCGAATTAAAAATTCTTTTGTAACTCCGGCGTCAATGAAATCCCATGGCAAAAGTTCTTCTGTCTTTCGTGGGCGAAGGGTATAGAAATCCAGAGAGATTCCAGTCTGAGAGAAGGCTTCTAGCCACAAATCCATCCGGAAGGTCTCTGACCAGGCATCGTACAGAGCTCCTTTTTCATAGGCACAGCGGATTACCTGGGCTGCACGCCGATCGCCTCTGGCTAAGAATCCTTCCAGGATTGTCACATCAGCCTCATGCCAATTGTAGCGGATACTCCGCTGGTTTAGCTGAGCTCTGATTTCTCCTTTGACAACCTTTGCTTTTTCCACGAACTGTTCCTGGGTGAACATCGGCGCCCACTGAAAGGGGGTGAATGGTTTCGGAACGAAAAAAGAGGTGCTGACGGTGATTTGCACTTTTCCATTTCTTTGCGGTTTGGGAATCTCATAGTACTCTTCAGCTATTTTTTCTGCCAGATGAGCGATTCCTTTCATGTCCTCTTCCGTCTCAGTGGGTAGACCCAGCATAAAGTAGAGCTTTACTTTGTTCCACCCTCCCTGAAACGCACTCTTAGCCCCTTGCAGGATGGCCTCCTCAGTCAGCCCTTTGTTAATGACATCCCGCAGTCTCTGTGAACCGGCTTCCGGAGCAAAGGTCAGGCTGCTCTTTCGGATATCCTGTACTTTGCTCATAACATCCAGGGCAAAAGCATCAATTCTAAGAGAAGGCAAAGAGATGTTAACTCCCTGACTTTTAAACTCATCAATCAGGAAATTGACCAATTCTTTGAGCTGGGAGTAGTCACTGGAACTAAGAGAACTCAGAGAAATCTCATCGTATCCGGTATTCTCCAGCATCTGACGCGCGTATTCTTTCAGACGTTCCACGTCTTTTTCGCGGGTGGGACGATAGATCATCCCTGCCTGGCAGAAACGGCAGCCACGGATGCAGCCTCGCTGGATTTCCAGAGTCACCCGGTCCTGGGTCGCCTTGATAAATGGCACAACTGGTTTTGTAGGATAGGCTGAGTTATTCAGCTCCATGACCACCTGTTTCTCAACTTTTTCAGGGATACCAGGAAAGCTTGGGGTAAAAGCAGCCAAAGTTCCATCCGAATGGTAACGAACCTCATAGAGCGAGGGCACATAAATTCCGGGGATAGACGCAGCTTTTTGCAAAAATTCTCTGCGCCCGGCTCCCTCTGCTTTATTTTGAATGTAAAGATTCAAAAGTGCGTCGTAAGAAGTCTCTCCCTCTCCGATATAGAATAAGTCAAAAAATTCTGCGATGGGCTCCGGATTGTACACACAAGGCCCTCCACCGATGACGATGGGACAGGTATCGTCACGATCTGCAGCAGACAAAGGAATTTGGCTCAAATCCAAAAGCTGCAAAATATTAGTGTAGCACATCTCGTACTGAATCGTAATTCCCAGAAAATCAAAGTCTCTGACAGGGTCTTGGGATTCCAGAGCGAACAAAGGAATCCGTTGCTGTCTCATAATTTTGTCCAAATCTGTCCAGGGAGAAAATACCCTCTCGCACCAGACATCCGGACGTTGATTAAACATATGATAAAGAATCTGCATTCCCAGATGAGACATGCCGATTTCATAGACGTCCGGAAATGTCATTGCAAACCTGATTTTCACCTGATCTGGATTCTTCA
Proteins encoded in this window:
- a CDS encoding TIGR03936 family radical SAM-associated protein; this encodes MKVRIKFSKEGSLKFIGHLDTMRYFQKALRRAKLPVAYSEGFSPHIIMSFAAPLGVGITSSGEYFDVQFTQEMSTTEISQRLNATMAEGIRVICTRKVEDGKASKAMSLVEAADYLVTFHSGKEPEMDWKRQVETFCGQEQILVTKKTKRSEKEVDIRPFIYEMRVEDDGLFLRLAAASRNYTKPELVMDTFLKSLGILPNPFSYQVHRCEIYADRSESSECHLFVPLADLGEEIE
- a CDS encoding bifunctional enoyl-CoA hydratase/phosphate acetyltransferase, which gives rise to MVYKKFEELLALVDTKADKKTVALVRAEDDHALEAVAEVVKKGLIDAVLVGNREAIKKTAEKIGFSVTDDQIVDAEDPESAAAEGVKLIREGRADFLMKGKLETSQMLRPVVNKQTGLNKGGVMSHVSLTEVPAYHKMVLTTDGGMLPYPTLEQKKHIIENAVYVMNRLGYEEPKVCVLAASETPNPKMPESMEAAALKEMNQKGEIENCIVEGPISFDLAMVKEKAEIKGYESPCAGDADILIVPNIHAGNILGKCLIEMANSKMAGLIVGAQCPIVLTSRGASSEEKFNSLMLACIVSGK
- a CDS encoding VOC family protein produces the protein MLSFNHFNFNVLDLNRSLEFYKDALGLLPVREKNAEDASFKLVYLGDGHSEFTLELTWLRDRTKPYDLGEQEFHLAFTTDEYEAFHERHKAMGCIAFENPAMGIYFITDPDGYWIEIVPEK
- a CDS encoding TIGR03960 family B12-binding radical SAM protein — protein: MRKLALSDEILLQVENPARYIGGEINAVMKNPDQVKIRFAMTFPDVYEIGMSHLGMQILYHMFNQRPDVWCERVFSPWTDLDKIMRQQRIPLFALESQDPVRDFDFLGITIQYEMCYTNILQLLDLSQIPLSAADRDDTCPIVIGGGPCVYNPEPIAEFFDLFYIGEGETSYDALLNLYIQNKAEGAGRREFLQKAASIPGIYVPSLYEVRYHSDGTLAAFTPSFPGIPEKVEKQVVMELNNSAYPTKPVVPFIKATQDRVTLEIQRGCIRGCRFCQAGMIYRPTREKDVERLKEYARQMLENTGYDEISLSSLSSSDYSQLKELVNFLIDEFKSQGVNISLPSLRIDAFALDVMSKVQDIRKSSLTFAPEAGSQRLRDVINKGLTEEAILQGAKSAFQGGWNKVKLYFMLGLPTETEEDMKGIAHLAEKIAEEYYEIPKPQRNGKVQITVSTSFFVPKPFTPFQWAPMFTQEQFVEKAKVVKGEIRAQLNQRSIRYNWHEADVTILEGFLARGDRRAAQVIRCAYEKGALYDAWSETFRMDLWLEAFSQTGISLDFYTLRPRKTEELLPWDFIDAGVTKEFLIREWERAREEKVTPNCRMRCSGCGAKRYQGGVCYEGQN
- a CDS encoding ribonuclease E/G encodes the protein MSRLLFTKMKIHEVPCLVSALEEAGKILELNFVREQKKSILGNIYVGQVQNLVSNIQAAFIQIQNGLPCYYSLREQDTAIYAQERTHEKLVPGDQVLVQVSREAMKGKAPSVTTRLNFTGTYLVLTTDSRKIAFSSKLDADSKERLGALLSPLLDGTFGMIVRTNAKEGTPEQILQEFRELKTRLERVLSQGKNRRCFSLLDEAEPFCPKILHNTYTEGLEEIVTDDPQIYLNLQELLHMERTLDISLLRFYEDSLLPLYKLYRLETALEEIASEKVWLKSGGYLVIQQTEAFVSIDVNSGKFAGKKKAEETYRKINLEAAAQIARQLRLRNLSGIILIDFINMDNSDHKEELLHVLQKYLRKDPVKGVVVDMTKLNIVEVTRKKVRRPLFEDLSELREETVC